The window AGATTTTGCTTTACTTATAAAATAGAAAGTTTGATTAAATATCAGCGTTGTCCGGTTAGGAATTTGCACGTGCGGCTTTTGTCATACCCGAGTGCTTTTATCGGGTATCCAGAGAGTCTCATTCATCCTGGATTCCCGCTAAAAACATGCGGGAATGACCTCTTTTGAACAATAAATTTAATACGCAAAAACCTAACCGGACAACGCTGATTAAATATACTAAAACCGATTTGGTTTTCGGTTTTACCCGTCCGAACGGCTGACAGGCCGGGCAGGCCGGAAACCAAATCTTGGTGAAGGTATCCCCGGACAAAAAGCGCCGAGGACTTTACTCGCTCAAATTTATCTCGGATTTTATCCGAAATCCAGTATGAGATGAGTATAACAAGGGAAATGCTGCTATAGCTACAATTCTTCCTGATCTTGATACCACGTTATTACCCTCCCACCTGTTTCCTCATTCACTGAGTCTGATAAGTATAATCCACATATTTCCATGTACCGCTCTTAAACCACAACCTGACATAAAGATTCTGTCCATTCAGGGGTATTCCTGATACTGTTGCTGATGTATTGAGATACTGGTTTTGACTATAAACATCTCCATATGGTGTCCTATCGAGTGATTCATACGTTGTCCCAACTGCCAGCCAGTACTGAGTTACATTGGTACCTGGGCTCCACTCAAAGGCAACAGTTCCCGTTGTCAAGGTTGAGTCTGATGCCGGATTCATAATCACTGGCGGGTTTAAAACAACTTGAGGCCATGTTCCTGAAAGTTCATATGTGTCAGTTGTGTCATGAACACCGTTGACACCAAACGCTTTTATCAGATACGTTCCTGAAACAGTGGCATCATATGTGATAGTCTCTGTCTGGCAACCATCAAAGGTTGAAGAATCAAGTTTCACACCATTTGCATCATAAAGCTCTAGATTATAATTCAGACATGGGGTTTGAGGTGGTTTCATATTGAGCGTGATAGTTCCGGCACTTCCTACCTCTATCTTAAACCAGTCTTCATCCGTACTATTACATATCTTAGCATTATACGAATTTCCTGATTTAATGAATCCATAGGCTTGAGAAGAATTGTCATTCGGTTCATAAGAGTCGGTACATCCCTCAGTCTGGTAGGTATAGTCTACATGTATCCACTTTTCACCATCTTTATACCATAGTCGTACAAAGAGCGTATTCCCGTTTAATGGTATATTGGGCACGGTGGCAGATGTTGATATACCCTGGTTACGGCTGTAAACATCTCCGTATGGGGTATTATCAAGCAAAGCAAGGCTTGTCCCAATTGACAACCAATATTGACTAACGCCACTGTCTGCGCTCCACTCAAAGGTAGAGGTAGATGTTGCTATTGGAGCTTCTTTTGTTGGACTTGTCATCTCTGGCGGCTTTACAGCACTTTCCGGCCATGTCCCGGAAAGCGCATAAGTTTCACTTGTGTGAAATTGACCACCGAAGCTATAGATCTTAATAAAATATATGCCTGGTGATGCACTGTACGTAATATTCTCACTATTGCATGTTTCAAAGTTGGAATGGTCAACTTCTACATTATTTGAATCATAAAGCACAATGTCATAATTCTGACATGAACTTTGCGGAGGCTCTAATTCTAGAGTGATATTCCCTGGGCCACCTACTTCTATCTCATACCAGTCTTCATCTGTTGCACTACATATCATCGCATTGTAAATAGCACTACAGCGACATTTTTTTCTTGCGCCTTTTGAGCGAATCGGTTAAACTCGCACCCATAGAGTACAGGAGGACTTTATGGGTAAGCCACCTGAAGGCCGCAGGCTTGTCATTCGAGGCCGGGAAATAAGCGAAGCGGATATAGCCGTTGTACGTGGTTTGATAGAGCACTATGGCAACCGAGGCCGGGTATATATCTCTATCAAGTTGTCAGAACATTGGCAATGGAAACAAGCTAACGGACATCTAAAAGATCGTGCATGCCGTAGTATACTGCAATCGTTGTCCGAGAGAGGGCTTATCCAACTGCCTGCTTCCAAAAGGGCACCATCATGCAAAAACGAACGTCCGTTAGAACATGTGAGGTTGGATACCACAGAAATCAAGGGAAACATAAAGGTGTTTCTTCCGTTAAAGATAAAGAGCGTAACGGATAAAGAAAGTGGCCGCATATGGAAGTACGTCAATAGAAGATATCACTATTTGGGCTATCGAGTATTAGTAGGGCAGAACATAAGGTATTTAATATACAGCTCTGATCGATTAGTGGCGGCACTGGGCTGGCAATCCGCAGTAGAGCGGTTATATTGCAGGGACATTATCATAGGCTGGAATGTGCAGGAGCGCAGAAAGGCTTTAGACAAAGTACTAAACAATAGTCGCTTTCTGATCATGCCATGGGTAGAGGTAAAAAATATTGCATCACATATTTTATCACGAGTTGTCCGACAATTGCAGAAAGATTGGGTAGAGAAGTATGGCACCCGATTATTATTTCTGGAAACATTTATCGATCCATCAAAATTTTCAGGAACGTGTTATCAGGCAGCTAACTGGGTAAAAATTGGCAACACGAAGGGCTATCGTAAAAAGCAGAAAGGATTTATATACCATGGAAACAGCAAGGAGGTTTATTTTTATGTATTAGATCCACAAGGCAGACAAAAGATTAAACAAGACAAAACAGAACCATTACTTACCCGAAAGTATCTCCTTTCAAACAGACCTTACAGCAATCTGCCATTGGAAAGGAGAAGCAGTATGATAGTACGTCCCCCGGACTGGAGTCCTGAAGTAGAACCCGGAGTTGAATTGAGTGCAAGCGATATCGGAAAGCTTGCAACAGAGTTGGAGAAGTATCACGCATTGTTTGAGGAGGGATTCAGACGGAAAGAGCAGAAAGATTTGAGCTTGTGCTATTTGCAGGGTTTATTAAGTAAGCTTGATCGTAAATCGATAGAGCCAATAGCACTTCGACTCCGAGGTAAAGATACAGTACGAAGCTTGCAACGGTTCATGGGAGAGTACAAGTGGGATGGAGAATTTATCGCTTCACGGCACAAAGAGGAACTCTCAAAACTATTGTCCGAAGCTGATGGAGTACTCAGTCTTGATAGTAGAGAAGTGGTGAAAAAAGGAAAGGAATCGGTGGGAGTCGCTCGTCAATATTGTGGCCGTCTTGGTAAAATAGAAAATTGTCAGTCTGGAGTGTACGTGGCATATACGAGTACGAAGGGGTATGGATTGATAGACCGCCGGCTGTATATGCCTGAAAAGTGGTTTGACCCTGAGTATAAAGAGAGACGTGAAAGATGCAAAGTGCCTAAAAATTTGGTATTCAGGAAGAAACCGGAACTTGCCGTTGAGATGATTGCTGAATTGAGTACGGGTGGGCTGTTCCCATTTCGTTGGATAACGTGTGATAGTATATTTGGCAATAGCCCTGATTTTTTAGAAAATCTTCCTCCACAGGTTTTTTATCTAGCTGATATAGCAAAGAATCGGAAAGTGTTAGTGAGCACGCAAGATGGTGAAGCTTGCCGGAAGAGAGTTGAAAGAAAAGTATCCGATATAGCACAGGACGGAAATGTAAAGTGGAAGCTGGCCCAACTTGCTGAAGGAGCAAAAGGGCCAATTTATGGATTTGTCGCTCGAACCAGGGTGTTTGCAGGCGATGACAGTACAGCGGAGAATGAAAGATGGCTGTTTTTAAGAAAAGATCCTAAAACACATGAAATAAAGTACTGCCTCAGCAATGCTCCGGCAGAGACGGCACTTGAAGAAATGATACGTGTATGTGTATTACGCTGGCCTGTCGAGCAATCATTTCAAGAAGGCAAAAGCGAATTAGGCATGGCAGATTATGAACATCGTTCCTGGCCCGCCTGGCATAGGCATATGACGTTTGTTTTTTTGGCACAATTATTTTTGCTTAGAATACGCGGAGTATTAAAAAAAAACACCGGCTCTGACTTTACCCCAAGCTCGTATGCTGTTGGAGGCCGTTCTGCCGGTTATTCCACTTGATAAAAAATACGTAATTGAACTTATCAGGTACCACCAGAAAAGGAATTATAGTGCTTATCGTTCTCATAGAAAAACAAAAATAAAGGAATTCAAAAAATTGCAGCGGAAGCTGAGAAAAAAAGTGTCGCTGTAGTGATAGTTCCTGAAGTTAGCGGACCGTAGGCTTGGGAAAATGTATCATTGGGCTCATAAGCGTTATTACATCCTCCTCCATAAATATTAATGGTCCAGGATTGGAAATTCCCATTATTAGCTATTCCAGGGGTAAAGTCTTTGACTGTAAGTGTCCAGTTACCAGAGGATGATTCTCCATAGTGTCTAATGGTTCCAAAGCGCCAGTTATTGTACCGATTATAACGTTCCGTACTACGTTTTTCCGTAAGAATACTCTCAGTACCGCTGGGTGAAGTTAGTCTTATATCGAGGTCAGTATATCTTACATGGGTTGAAGTAAAATATATTTCAACGTATTCAACATTTATGTCTTGACTTATATTGATAGTATCTGAAACCCCTGTTGGATCGCTGTCGGGAACTGGTATATTTGGATTTGTACTTGCCTCAATTGTAATTTCTTCTGGAAGGTTTGACCACCCAGTTGAAGCCGTTACGGCAGCCTGAGCGTCAATGCGACCAAAACCATATTTGTGATTTATGTGCAATCCTGCACCATTTGTTTCCCAGTCAGGATCGGTTGGATCATTTTTATATGCAGTTGTTACGAGAATCTTCTGTACATCCCTCCAGCCAAGATTTGGGTTTGCCTGGAGCATTAGGGCGATGATTCCTGAAACAAGGGGAGCTGCTGAAGATGTACCGCTGAAATTGTTAAAATAGTTTGACGTACTATAGCCTAATGACCCAGACCTATCAGTTGTGGTAATGCCAAGATTCCCACCATTCGATGGGGCATTTACCACAATATTAGCCCCCTTCTCTGAATACGCTGCTTTTACACCACTACAGGTAGAAGCAGCTACAGCAATGGTATATCTAGAATTGACGAGGCCATTATCATTGCTATTTCCGCCTATATTACCTTTATTACCATTTGCAAAAATATAAATAACTCCTTTACCTCCTCTCCCGATTGTTACACCTGATCGAAAAGCACTTTCTACAATGGGCAATAGGGGTGAGAGATATACACCAAAACCTGGTCCCCAACTATTATTATATATATCGTTTGTTGAATAGTTTCTTGTTAATGCATCTGCTTGATTTTCAAAAGTGGCTGCACCTATAAGACGATGGCCAACCAAACCTGCTGTAAAGGCCGCTCCTGTAACACCAATTCCATTGTTTCCTCTCGCAGCAGCGACACCGGCAACAGATGTCCCATGCTTATCATTATAAAGATCTCTACCGGTGGGATCGCTATCTCCATCTAGGTAGTCCCAACTCTGACCGGGTATAATATTAGGTGAAAGATCCTCGTGACCTATTTTAAGGTCTTCATCAACGATAACTATCCTTTCGTTTGTAGTTCCAGTGTATGTATCCCATACGTTTGTGATATTTACATCCACTGTGCATCCTCCCTGCCCTGTATTATGTAGATGCCATTGGTCAATAAAGAGTGGATCATTCGGTATAGCTTGAATAGCCAATGTTTCAAGCCAGTTAGGGTAAGAATAGAGGACTTCACCTGAAACGTATATCTTATTGGCTTGTTTCAGGCTATCCATACCAGCATCGCTGGCAAAGAGATAGGCGTCAGGGGTAAAATCAAATTTCTTTATCAATCTTAATCCGTAATTT is drawn from Candidatus Scalindua sp. and contains these coding sequences:
- a CDS encoding IS701 family transposase, with protein sequence MGKPPEGRRLVIRGREISEADIAVVRGLIEHYGNRGRVYISIKLSEHWQWKQANGHLKDRACRSILQSLSERGLIQLPASKRAPSCKNERPLEHVRLDTTEIKGNIKVFLPLKIKSVTDKESGRIWKYVNRRYHYLGYRVLVGQNIRYLIYSSDRLVAALGWQSAVERLYCRDIIIGWNVQERRKALDKVLNNSRFLIMPWVEVKNIASHILSRVVRQLQKDWVEKYGTRLLFLETFIDPSKFSGTCYQAANWVKIGNTKGYRKKQKGFIYHGNSKEVYFYVLDPQGRQKIKQDKTEPLLTRKYLLSNRPYSNLPLERRSSMIVRPPDWSPEVEPGVELSASDIGKLATELEKYHALFEEGFRRKEQKDLSLCYLQGLLSKLDRKSIEPIALRLRGKDTVRSLQRFMGEYKWDGEFIASRHKEELSKLLSEADGVLSLDSREVVKKGKESVGVARQYCGRLGKIENCQSGVYVAYTSTKGYGLIDRRLYMPEKWFDPEYKERRERCKVPKNLVFRKKPELAVEMIAELSTGGLFPFRWITCDSIFGNSPDFLENLPPQVFYLADIAKNRKVLVSTQDGEACRKRVERKVSDIAQDGNVKWKLAQLAEGAKGPIYGFVARTRVFAGDDSTAENERWLFLRKDPKTHEIKYCLSNAPAETALEEMIRVCVLRWPVEQSFQEGKSELGMADYEHRSWPAWHRHMTFVFLAQLFLLRIRGVLKKNTGSDFTPSSYAVGGRSAGYST
- a CDS encoding S8 family serine peptidase translates to MKVERRLRQHLIAIVLSIGFLLLTGNTNYAGNDKTTITTEDSLINANVTISTEDEEGYTWYNGDRQMRVWLALDEIAIFHDQTREQSTKELKNTVQSLYPNAKTVETNTFVSRIRFQQQFKNVENEAKLSVLKIKTGARYVSPVFYPNPQKKPSTWMALTGEIIVHFNPDWDSGKITAWAKNYGLRLIKKFDFTPDAYLFASDAGMDSLKQANKIYVSGEVLYSYPNWLETLAIQAIPNDPLFIDQWHLHNTGQGGCTVDVNITNVWDTYTGTTNERIVIVDEDLKIGHEDLSPNIIPGQSWDYLDGDSDPTGRDLYNDKHGTSVAGVAAARGNNGIGVTGAAFTAGLVGHRLIGAATFENQADALTRNYSTNDIYNNSWGPGFGVYLSPLLPIVESAFRSGVTIGRGGKGVIYIFANGNKGNIGGNSNDNGLVNSRYTIAVAASTCSGVKAAYSEKGANIVVNAPSNGGNLGITTTDRSGSLGYSTSNYFNNFSGTSSAAPLVSGIIALMLQANPNLGWRDVQKILVTTAYKNDPTDPDWETNGAGLHINHKYGFGRIDAQAAVTASTGWSNLPEEITIEASTNPNIPVPDSDPTGVSDTINISQDINVEYVEIYFTSTHVRYTDLDIRLTSPSGTESILTEKRSTERYNRYNNWRFGTIRHYGESSSGNWTLTVKDFTPGIANNGNFQSWTINIYGGGCNNAYEPNDTFSQAYGPLTSGTITTATLFFSASAAIF